The sequence below is a genomic window from Myxococcales bacterium.
GGTGAATGAAGCTTTCGTACAAAATCGCCAGCACCATGTAAATCACCGCGACGGCCAGCATGAGTAGCAGGCCGAGGCTGCTTTGCGAACCCTTGAAGGCTTGCGCCGATCCGGAGAACGAGGCGGTGATGTTCGCGGGCAGCGTCTGCCGGGCGAGCCGTTCCACTTCGGCGGTCGCCTGCGAGAGCGACACGTCCGCGGGCAGGTTGAAGGAAATCGTCGCCGAAGGGATTTGGCCGGAGTGGTTGATCGAGAGCGGGCCGACCCCGTTCTCCAGCGTGGCCAATTCCGCGAGCGGCGTCATCGCCCCGGTGGTCGAGCGCACGTAAAACAGTTCGAGCGCCGCCGCGTTTTGCTGGTATTCGGGCTGCACTTCCAGAATGACCCAGTATTGATTGGTCGGCGTGTTGATCGTGGTGATCTGCCGCGTGCTGAAGGCGTAGAGCAGCGTTTCCTCGATCGCCGCCGCCGAAATGCCCAGGGCCGACGCCTTGTCGCGGTCGATCTTCAGCGTCACCTGCGGGTTCTTCAGCGACAAATCTGAGGAAATGTCCTGCAACAAGGGCGATTCGCGCAGGGCCCGTTCCAGCGCGGCCGTCGCGTTGTACAGCGCCGCGGTGTCGGTGCTTTGCAGCGTGTATTGATAGAGCGCCTTGCTGATGCGCCCGCCGATGTTGATCGAGGGCGGATTGACCAGGTACACGCGCAGTCCCGGCACGGCCGCCAGCTTGGGCCGCAACGAATTGATCACCTGGTCGGCGGTCAGGGTACGCTGCTCGCGTGGTTTCAGGCGGATGAAGAACCGGCCGCTGTTGGTGGCCCCGCCGCCGCCGCCGGAACCGACCGACGACATGAAGGAGTCGACGTTCGGGTCGCGGAGCAGAATCTCGGCGGCCTGATGCTGGCGGCGGGCCATCGCCTCGAAGGAGGTGCCCTCGGCCGCTTCGGTGGTGCCCATGATCTGCCCGGTGTCCTCGCTGGGCAGAAAGCCTTTGGGAATGATCACGCCGAAGTAAACGGTTCCCGCCAGGATGGCCGCCGAGAACAACAGCGCCAGCCGGCGGTGGCGCATCACCGCGGCGAGGGTGCGTTCGTAAAAGCGCAACAGCGCCGTCCAGCCGCGCTCGGTGAACGCGTAGACGCGGCCGTGATGGGCGAGGGCCGATTCGGCGAGGAACTGGCTGCACAGCATCGGCGAGAGCGTCAGCGAGACGACGCCGGACATCAGGATGGCGACGCTGATGGTGACGGCAAACTCGCGGAATAGGCGGCCGACGATGCCGCCCATCAGCAGCAGCGGGATGAACACGGCGACCAGCGAGATCGTCATCGAGAGAATGGTGAACTGGATTTCCCGCGCGCCGTCGACCGCCGCCTGCCGGCGGCTTTCGCCCAGCTCGCGGTGCCGCACGATATTTTCCAGCATGACCACGGCGTCGTCGACGACGAAGCCCGTGGCCAGCGTCAGCGCCATCAATGACAGGTTATCGAGGGTGTAGCCGAGGAAGTACATCACTCCGAACGTGCCGACGAGCGACAGCGGCAGCGCCAGGCTGGGAATGATCGTCGCCGAGACGTTGCGCAGAAAAACGAAAATGATGGCGATGACCAGGAAGAGGGTCAGCAGCAGGGTCAGTTTGACGTCGTGCACCGAATCGCGGATCGATTGCGAGCGGTCGAACAGGATTTCGAGGTTGACCGCCGCCGGCAACTGCGTTTTCAGCCGATCGACGGTGGTCTTCACCTGGTCGGCGACTTCCACGGTGTTGCTGCCCGGTTGGCGCTGCACGGCCAGGATGATCGCCCGCGTATCCTTGTACCACGCCGCGACCTTGTTGTTCTGAACGTCGTCGGTGACCGTCGCCACGTCCTGCAAGCGGATCAGCGCGCCGTTCTGGTAATCGATGATGATCGGCCGGAAATCAGCGGCGTTTTGCAACTGCGCGGTGGTCTCGACGGTCGTGACCTTGTCCGGCCCCCAGAGCGCGCCGGTCGGCAGGTTGGAGTTCGCCGCGCTGACGGCCGCCGCCACCTGGCTGATGCCGAGGCCCCGGGCCGCCAGCAACTTCGGATTGACCTGGATGCGCACGGCGTACTGCTGCGAACCGTAAACCGAAACCTGCGCCACCCCGTTGATCATCGAAATGTTCTGGCCGAGCATTGTCTGGCCGTATTCGTCGAGCGCCGATAGCGGCAAGGTCGCCGAACTGAGCGCGAAGAGCAGGATCGGCGAATCGGCGGGGTTGACCTTCTGGAACGTGGGCGGCGTGGTCATCGACGTGGGCAATTGGCGCGTCGCCTTGGCGATGGCCGATTGCACGTCCTGCGCCGCCGCGTCGATGTCGCGGTCCAGCGCGAATTGCAACGTGATCTGGGTCGAGCCGAGCTGACTCGTCGAGGTCATCGTGTCGATGCCGGCGATGGTCGAGAATTGTTTTTCGAGGGGCGTGGCGACCGCGGCAGCCATCGTTTCGGGACTGGCGCCGGGCAGCGAGGCGGAAACGGAGATGGTTGGAAAATCGACCACCGGCAGATTGTTCACCGGCAGGTTGACGTAGCCCAGGATGCCGAAAAACAGCAAGCCCGCCATCAAGATGAAAGTGGCGACCGGCCGGCGGATGAAGAGGCCGGTTAGGTTCATGATTTTTTCTCCGCAGGGGCCGCAGCCGGCTTGCGGACTTCCGCTTTCATGCCGGGCACCAGCCGGAGCTGGCCGTCGGTGACGACCGTTTCACCCGCTTGAACGCCTTCATCGATCGTCGTTTCGTTCTCGTGGATCGGGCCGGTTTTGACGAGGCGCAACGCCGCCTTGGACTCGGCGTCCAGCACGTAGACGTATTCGCCCTGCTGGCCGACTTGCACGGCCGCCGACGGTACGACGACCGCGCCCCGGCGAATGCCCAGTTGCAAGGTGACGTCGACGTATTGGCCGGGCCAGAGGCGTTCGTCGTCGTTGTCGAAGCGGGCCTTGAGCAGAATGCTGCCGGTTTTCGAATCGATCGCGTTGTCGATGAAAATCAACCGGCCGGCCACGGGTTCGCCGTCGTCCCTGGACGGCACCGCTAGAACCGGCACCTCGCCCCCGGCCAGGGCCGCGCGCACCGCCGCCAGATCCTTTTCGGGAATCGAAAATTGCACGTCGATCGGCCGCAGTTGGTTGATCGTCGCCAGCGCGGTGCCGTTGGCCTGCACCAGTTCGCCCTGGTTGACCAACCACCGGCTCATCCGCCCGGCGAACGGGGCGCGGATCGAGGTGAATTGCAAATCCAGCCGTGCCTTTTCGAGCGCGGCCGTTTGCGCCGCCAGCGTGGCCCGAAGAGCCAGCGCCGCCGTTTTCAGATTGTCCAGATCCTCCTGGCTGATGAATTTCTGCTGGAACAGATCCTCGCCGCGGCGCAACTGGTTTTCGGCGTTGGCCAGTTGCAGGCGCGTCTGTTCCACCGTCGCCGCGTTGACTTCCCGTTGGGCATTGAGGGAGCGCGTATCGAGCTGAAACAGCATTTGTCCCGCCGCGACTTCCTGGCCTTCGGTAAACAG
It includes:
- a CDS encoding efflux RND transporter permease subunit produces the protein MNLTGLFIRRPVATFILMAGLLFFGILGYVNLPVNNLPVVDFPTISVSASLPGASPETMAAAVATPLEKQFSTIAGIDTMTSTSQLGSTQITLQFALDRDIDAAAQDVQSAIAKATRQLPTSMTTPPTFQKVNPADSPILLFALSSATLPLSALDEYGQTMLGQNISMINGVAQVSVYGSQQYAVRIQVNPKLLAARGLGISQVAAAVSAANSNLPTGALWGPDKVTTVETTAQLQNAADFRPIIIDYQNGALIRLQDVATVTDDVQNNKVAAWYKDTRAIILAVQRQPGSNTVEVADQVKTTVDRLKTQLPAAVNLEILFDRSQSIRDSVHDVKLTLLLTLFLVIAIIFVFLRNVSATIIPSLALPLSLVGTFGVMYFLGYTLDNLSLMALTLATGFVVDDAVVMLENIVRHRELGESRRQAAVDGAREIQFTILSMTISLVAVFIPLLLMGGIVGRLFREFAVTISVAILMSGVVSLTLSPMLCSQFLAESALAHHGRVYAFTERGWTALLRFYERTLAAVMRHRRLALLFSAAILAGTVYFGVIIPKGFLPSEDTGQIMGTTEAAEGTSFEAMARRQHQAAEILLRDPNVDSFMSSVGSGGGGGATNSGRFFIRLKPREQRTLTADQVINSLRPKLAAVPGLRVYLVNPPSINIGGRISKALYQYTLQSTDTAALYNATAALERALRESPLLQDISSDLSLKNPQVTLKIDRDKASALGISAAAIEETLLYAFSTRQITTINTPTNQYWVILEVQPEYQQNAAALELFYVRSTTGAMTPLAELATLENGVGPLSINHSGQIPSATISFNLPADVSLSQATAEVERLARQTLPANITASFSGSAQAFKGSQSSLGLLLMLAVAVIYMVLAILYESFIHPLTILSGLPFAGFGALLTLWLFGIDLNVYGLVGIIMLIGVAKKNAIMMIDFAIEARQDGTRTAAEAIRHAASVRFRPIMMTTMAALVGTLPIALGFGAGGEARQPLGLAVVGGLAFSQFVTLYVTPVFYTYFDRLEQRFSRKLKPTA
- a CDS encoding efflux RND transporter periplasmic adaptor subunit → MKFQQVITCRRCWAILPLLALLWAPLGCAKKSPPAAQPASVVVATAESKDMPIEIHTIGSVEPIQSATLRAQVGGYLARILFTEGQEVAAGQMLFQLDTRSLNAQREVNAATVEQTRLQLANAENQLRRGEDLFQQKFISQEDLDNLKTAALALRATLAAQTAALEKARLDLQFTSIRAPFAGRMSRWLVNQGELVQANGTALATINQLRPIDVQFSIPEKDLAAVRAALAGGEVPVLAVPSRDDGEPVAGRLIFIDNAIDSKTGSILLKARFDNDDERLWPGQYVDVTLQLGIRRGAVVVPSAAVQVGQQGEYVYVLDAESKAALRLVKTGPIHENETTIDEGVQAGETVVTDGQLRLVPGMKAEVRKPAAAPAEKKS